The Spiroplasma citri genomic sequence TAAGAACACCATCAATAATTATCCCAGGAAAAGTTTGCTCTAAAAAACACAAAACAGTTGGATCTTGCATAATTTCTTTTGCAATTTTATCTGCGTTTAAATAAGTGAAATGATATTTATTTTGTAAGTATTCACAGGAACTTGTTTTTCCTGCTCCAATATAACCATAAACACCAATTATCATTTATGTTTGATTCCTTTCTAACAATTGCTTGTTACTAAAATTAATTTAAGTTTAATAAATTTTCTGCAATAATAACATCAAAAATAGCTTGTGCAACAGCCATTGTTTCCATTGATGTATAGTGAATACCATCATATTTACTTTGATCTTCAGGGTGTGGATTTGCTGCTAATTGTAAATTAACAACAGGAATATTTAACTTTGCAAAATATTTTTGATAAGCATCTGGTAATGATGTCAACAACTCACCATCATGTAAAGTTAATACTTTTGGTGGACACACCACTAAAACTTGATAATTAACTTTTTCCTTATTATCTTTATGCAACAATTCCATTTTATTAACCAATTCCCCTAATGAATCAACAATCTTTGTTTCAATTTGATAATCTGGAATTTCTTTTAATTTTGCATAAGCATCATAACCAAAATAATCATTTGTTCCTAAAAAAATCATAAACAAATCAATTGGATGTGCTTTTTGATATAAAACTGATAAATTATCCATTCCATTATCTTGGGGAAAACCAAAATCAATTAATGGTTTAATAATTGTTCGTCCTGGCTGAGCATCAGTTTGAATTTCAATTTCTCTTGTTTGGTAATATTTTGTTAATAAATTTTCTAATTTTACTGGTCAATTATCTGCATCTGCCATTTTGCCAGTTCCCATAGGTAAGTAACCAAAAGTTAGTGAATCTCCTAAAGTTGCAATGTTCTTTTTCATCCATCTCACCCTCTCTGTTATACCACTATTTTATCTTACTTCATTATAATTAAGATTTAATTTTTAAAACTTTCTGGAAAAATAAAATGATTCATGCTAACCCAAATAAACCACGTAATGCATTAGGCAATGTTTGATAAACACGTAAGTATTGTGCTAAAGAATAAAATAAAAATAAAAATGCAATAATAAATGAACAAAAAATTCATAACAAAATAATTACAATAATATTTAGTCATTCATTATCATTATTTTGCAATTGCGTGGTAAATTCAGTTGATGAACGAAAGCGAGTAAAAAAATAAGCTAATGGTCACAATAATAAATATCAAAAATATAAAATTGGAGATAATAACAAAAATAAAATAACTTTTATAAAAATAAGGTCCGTTGATTGTTTCACTGTTTTTTCGCTTCTTTCTTTTTTAATTTTATAATTTTCTATTAAATAATGCAATTCAAATTGAATGTGCAATCAATATATTAACTATTATTATAAAGTTTTTTTAATGCATATGCAACAGGGGGGAAAATAGCAACAGCTAGCAACATTTCTGGTAAATAATTAGTTGCTAAAATAATTCAAGTAAAAGTGTGAAAAAAACGTTGTTGATCTGGGTTAGTATAAATTAAAGGACCAATAAAATACATAAAAACTAAAACAAAAATAGTATTTAAAGTAGCTGCAGTAAAAGCAATGATAATATTATAAATTTTTAAATAATGTCGTTGGTATCAAGTCAATTCTATAATTTGATTAGTATAAATTTTTGCTTCAAGTTTAACAGAAGTTTTTGTTAAAAAATAAGCTAAAATACCAACACAAAGTCCCATTAAAACACGTGGCACAACAGAAAACAATGGATTAAGAAAAATAAAACTAGTTGGACCTGGTGAAATTAGTGTTTGAATTAATGAAGATAAACCAAAAATAAGACCATAAATTAAACCCACTCAAATTAAATTTAAATTAATTGTAATATATAAAGCATACATTCCAATTAAAAAAAAAATATGCATTAAGGTTAAACTAACTGGGCCAACAGTAATATATCCTAATGATGGAACTAACGCAAACAATAAAAAAATTGCAATAATAATACTATTAATTGTAATCATTCTTGTCGTTACTTTTTTCATTTATTCCTCCAATGATAACTAAAATCATTTAATTGTGTATTACTTCTTTATATCTCATTTTCATGTTGCTAATTTTTCCTGATCAGCAATCGCAATATATGGCAAATTGCGTAAACGTTCTTGATAATCTAAACCAAAGCCAATTAAAAAAGCAGGTGGAACATCAAACCCATATCAATCAGCAACTAAATTGATTTTACGACCAGCTTTTTTATCTAATAAAGTAACAACTTTCACACTACGTGCTCCTTTCAGATATAAATAGTCTTTAATCATTTTAATTGTTTTACCACTATCAATAATATCTTCGACTAATAAAATATCTCGATTTGTTATTGGCATTGGTAAATCAAGTAAAATTTGGGGAGTATCTTTACTCTTAACACCACCAAAATAAGATGAAACAACCATATATTCAGTTTCACATTCAACACCAACTAAATGAGCAATAAATTTTGCCATAAAAGGAATACACCCTTTTAATAATCCTAAGCATAAAATTGTATTATCTTTTGCTGGATATTCATTAAGATAATAATGACTAATTTGTTGTCCTAATTCAAAACATTTTTCATCAATTTCTTCGGTAGTAATTAAAATTTCTTTTACAAGGGGATGTATCTTCATTTTTCTGCCTCACTAAATATTAATAATTTATTTTAATAATATAATTATAGTATATTGTAATATAATTAATGTTTAATTAAAAGATACTTAATTTTAAAAAATAATGCGAAAATCTAAAATTAAATATAACTTATTTTATTAACTTTGGTAAATATAATGTTAAAAATTCATGTCATAATTCCCATGCTTTTATTTTCAGAGCATCACTTGCTAAAAACCAATATACAAACCCTTCTGCAACAAAATCACCAAGATTATTAAAAGAGTCGCTACTTAAATGAAATAAATTTAAAATTTGTTCTGGGGTTAAGTCTTGTCCATTTTCAATTTTAATTGTTAAAAAAACTTTAATTTCTTTAATAACATTAACTTGACGACTAAAATTAATATCAACGGTATACCCTAATTCATGAAAAATAACATTAAAAATTTCACCAGAACTTCATCAACCATTTCGTCAAGAGTTAACGTTTACTTTATGACTACAAAGCAAAATGTTTTGTTCAAGAGCAATAGCTTGTTTAAACCCTTCTCGATATGTAAAACCAACAACTGGACCACCATTATTATTAATTCTTAATATTCTAACAAATTCTTTAACAATATCTTTTGATCAAATATTACTAATAAAATTATAAAATTTTACTAATAGTGTTTTTAATTCTGCTTGATAATCTGGGCAAAAAGTACTAATAACTTGTTGTCATCCTTGTCTTGTTTCAGCATATCAAAAATTTATTGAAATTACGGAAAAGTAGATGATGAAAAAAATGGAGAAAACAATGGACAACAATAAAATTATTAATAATAAAATTACTAAAAAAATTGATTTTAATATAAAAAAATAAAAGAAGATAAATTTAGTACAAACGAAATTATCGGAATAGCAAATAAATATGATGTAGTTGATTATCACAATGACATTACTGACTACAAAAGTTTTGAAAATGATTTAAAAATGGTAAAACTGTGCCTGTGTTTTTATCTCATAATCACGAAAAAATTTTGGGTGTTGCAGATTTAGAAAACCGAAAAGACGGATTATGGGCAAAAATTAAAATATATACTAATACTAATTATGGAAAAGAAACTTACGAAATTGCTAAACAAATGCAAAAAGATAATAGACCAATGCAGTTAAGTATAGGATATCGTATTTTAAAATCAGAACCAACAGAAATAAACGGCCAAGTTGTTCGTTATTTAAAACAAATTGAAGTTGACAAAATTTCTTTGGTTCCATTAGGAACAAATCCACAGAGTAAAATACAAGAAATTAAAAATATCAAAGGAGAAAAAAATGGAAAAAGTAAATTTAAAAGAATTAAATGACAAAATTATTGATTCCAACAATGAATTAGAAGAAAAAAAGAACAATTAGAAAATATGGAATTAAAGAAAAATAATTTAGCTAATAAAGAATTACAAGAACAAAAAGAGTTATTAACTGCAATTAAAAAATTAAATGAAGAAATTACAGAAAATCAAAAAATAAGAAATGAATATTTAGAAAAAAATATTAAAAATATTGAAAACGGAAATAGCACAATTTTACAAACATTAAGGGGGCAGAACAAATGGAAATTAAAACTATTTATAATCAAAAAGATATTTTAGATACAAGAGAATATAAAAATGCATGATTAAAAAATATGCAAAGACAACAATTAACGCCACAAGAAACAAAATTTTTACAAGTTGGAACAAATCCAATTGGAAATGAAGATGCGAGTCCGCTTGTATCTACAACAATATGAAAAAATATCTTAAATTAAATTAACTTCTAATTTAATTAATGAAGTAACTATTTTAGAACACCGAGGAAAATTAGATATTGCGTATGAAAATAATTCAACAGCTGCTAAATTTGTCACAGAGGGTGAAGAAATAAAAGGAAAAACAGGATTAGAAAGTATTAAATTTGATGGTCACATTATTGCCACTTTGCTTGAATTTTCAGAAACTACAAAATTTATGACAATTGAAGATTTTGAAGCATTTGTAATTAGAGTGATTACAAACAAAATTAAAGAGGGAATCGAGCAATCAATTGCTACCGGAACTGGAACAGGTCAACCAACTGGAATATTATCAGATACAAAGATTAAAATTGTAAAAATTAAAGAATTAAACTACGATACTATTATTGAAATGATTAAATCATTAAAATTAGGATATTCAAATGGTGCTAAATTTGTAATGAATAACGAAACATTCTGAACTATTCAAAATATTAAAGATAAAAATGATCGCCCTATTTGAAACCACAATATAAGTTCAGATGGAGTCACTAATAAAATCTTAGGTTATGATGTTATTTTAACAGACACATATCCTACATTTTCTACAACAAATAAAACTAATTGCATTTCTTTTGGAAAATTAAATACTTATTATGTAAATTTCCAAGAACCTTAATTAATGTATAAATATTCTAATTATACACAAACAACTATATATCAATTGGAAAAAGAACTCACAGAATTAAAAAAAGAAATTAAAAGATATTAAAAAACTAGAAAAAAATAAAAATGAAAGATAATTTAATTTTATTAAATGATTATGCTTTTCTAATTGATAAAGAAGATGACGAAAATCCATTAAGTCATAAAAAAATAACTAAAAATAAAAAACAATTATTTTGTGATATTAAATCAATTTATGCTAATGATTTTTACACCGCTAGAATGGCGGGAATAAAATTAGAAATAAAATTACTTATAGATAAATATATGTATGATAATGAAAAATTTATTTTAATTGATTATAAATATCAAAATAATTGACAAGAATATGAAATTATTAGAACTTATGAAAGACAAGGTGGATTTTTAGAACTATTTTTAAGTTTAACATAAGGTGTTAAAAATGAAAAAAAGTAATTCAGTAGTTGATATATTTGATTTTGTTGCAGACTCAATCCAACAATATACTTATGATATCCAAGAACAAATAAAAGAAGAAATTAAAAATGTAGGTGAAAAAATATTGGCAGAAATTAAAATTACTTGCCCTATTAGCAATAAACATTTAACAAAAAGAAGACATTTAAAAGATTATTTTGTTTTTAAAATAAAATTAACCAAAGATAAAATAATTGGTGTAATTTATGCCACCAAACAATATCAAATAATTCACTTATTAGAATATGGATATATTAATCATTGAAATAATGAAAAAATTAATCCTCGCCCATTTTTACGAAATGCTTATAATAAGTATATTGATGAATATATTAAAAAAAATAGAAACTATTTTAAAATATTAGTTAATATGATTATTAATAATAAAAGAGAGCAGAATATTAATTTAATTATTGAATTATTAAAAAATTTTATCCAAATAAAAAAATTAAATATACATTTTTTAAATTTAATGAAGATAATTTCAAAAACATTGAAAATAATATAACTTTTTATAGAATTAATGATAATACCTTTTTTCATCAGATAATATTAATAATTTTATAAGACAAACATTCCAAATTTGCTTTAATTTTAAAAATGAAATTAATTTTAATGAAATTGAAAAACTAGAAAATGAATTAATAAATAAAAAAATAAATTATCAATTGGCACAAGAGTTTTATTTATACAAACAAAATTTATATATCGTAATTTATGAAATATTTTTGTTGCTAAAAAGATAAAAGGAGAAAATACAAATGAATAACAACATTATTGAATTTGGACTATAAAATGTTCATTATGCAAAATTAAAATACAATCAAACAACAAACAAAACAGAATATGCAATCCCCACAAAAAATATTAGGAGCAGTAAATTTAAGTTTAAATGTTAGCGAAAACACTAATACCTTTTATGCTGATAATAAACCATACTATATTTCACATTCTTTTCAAGGTTATAGTGGTAGTTTAACAATAGCAAAACCATCTGATGATTTTGAACAAGAAATTTTAGGAATTGAAAAAGATAAAAATGGAAATTATATTGAAAAATCAACTAGTTTAAAGAGTGAGATTGCTTTGGGGTTTGAAATCAAAGGTGATTTAGAAGAAAAAAGAATTTGACTTTTAAGAGTTAATTTAAAACGCCCCAATCAAACTCATAACACTCAAACCGAAAATGTAAACCCAGATACTTATACTTTTGAATTAAACGCCTTACCACGAATTGAAGATAATGTTATTAAAATTAAAACAACAAAAAAGCTAATGAAAATAATTATAATAACTACTTTTCCCAAGTTCCAAAATTAGAAAAAGAAGATAACAACGAAAATGAATAGATATTTAGAAAGTTTAAAATTAAAAGTTAATATAAGCACTTATGCATTAATTATTTATGAGGATTTATTTGGTTCATACGGAGAATTGTTAAATAAATTAGAAAAAGACAAATATGAATTTTCATTTATTTTAAAATTATTATTTTTTTGTGAAAGCAGCTAATGAAAATTAATTTAAAGATTTTAAGGAATTTTGTCAAAAAATTACATTTAAAGAAATTACCGAAAATGTTAATGAAATTAATAACTTAATAATGGAATTTGTAGGTGCTAGTGTTAATGACAAAAATTTACAGGAATACGGCGAATTAACAAAAAAGTAGATTATAAATTTAATAAATTTACTCCTAACTTATTACTATTACTTAGTCACTTAGGGTTTTCAATTATAGATAGCAAATATATTAAATTAAAAACATTAATAGAAATTATAGAAATTTATAACAATCAAAATAAAAGATTAGCAACA encodes the following:
- a CDS encoding HK97 family phage prohead protease — its product is MPVFLSHNHEKILGVADLENRKDGLWAKIKIYTNTNYGKETYEIAKQMQKDNRPMQLSIGYRILKSEPTEINGQVVRYLKQIEVDKISLVPLGTNPQSKIQEIKNIKGEKNGKSKFKRIKWQNYWFQQWIRRKKEQLENMELKKNNLANKELQEQKELLTAIKKLNEEITENQKIRNEYLEKNIKNIENGNSTILQTLRGQNKWKLKLFIIKKIF
- the hpt gene encoding hypoxanthine phosphoribosyltransferase; amino-acid sequence: MKIHPLVKEILITTEEIDEKCFELGQQISHYYLNEYPAKDNTILCLGLLKGCIPFMAKFIAHLVGVECETEYMVVSSYFGGVKSKDTPQILLDLPMPITNRDILLVEDIIDSGKTIKMIKDYLYLKGARSVKVVTLLDKKAGRKINLVADWYGFDVPPAFLIGFGLDYQERLRNLPYIAIADQEKLATWKWDIKK
- a CDS encoding HK97 gp10 family phage protein codes for the protein MKKSNSVVDIFDFVADSIQQYTYDIQEQIKEEIKNVGEKILAEIKITCPISNKHLTKRRHLKDYFVFKIKLTKDKIIGVIYATKQYQIIHLLEYGYINHWNNEKINPRPFLRNAYNKYIDEYIKKNRNYFKILVNMIINNKREQNINLIIELLKNFIQIKKLNIHFLNLMKIISKTLKII
- a CDS encoding phage major capsid protein, whose translation is MNEVTILEHRGKLDIAYENNSTAAKFVTEGEEIKGKTGLESIKFDGHIIATLLEFSETTKFMTIEDFEAFVIRVITNKIKEGIEQSIATGTGTGQPTGILSDTKIKIVKIKELNYDTIIEMIKSLKLGYSNGAKFVMNNETFWTIQNIKDKNDRPIWNHNISSDGVTNKILGYDVILTDTYPTFSTTNKTNCISFGKLNTYYVNFQEP
- a CDS encoding GDSL-type esterase/lipase family protein, encoding MKKNIATLGDSLTFGYLPMGTGKMADADNWPVKLENLLTKYYQTREIEIQTDAQPGRTIIKPLIDFGFPQDNGMDNLSVLYQKAHPIDLFMIFLGTNDYFGYDAYAKLKEIPDYQIETKIVDSLGELVNKMELLHKDNKEKVNYQVLVVCPPKVLTLHDGELLTSLPDAYQKYFAKLNIPVVNLQLAANPHPEDQSKYDGIHYTSMETMAVAQAIFDVIIAENLLNLN
- a CDS encoding ECF transporter S component — translated: MKKVTTRMITINSIIIAIFLLFALVPSLGYITVGPVSLTLMHIFFLIGMYALYITINLNLIWVGLIYGLIFGLSSLIQTLISPGPTSFIFLNPLFSVVPRVLMGLCVGILAYFLTKTSVKLEAKIYTNQIIELTWYQRHYLKIYNIIIAFTAATLNTIFVLVFMYFIGPLIYTNPDQQRFFHTFTWIILATNYLPEMLLAVAIFPPVAYALKKLYNNS
- a CDS encoding major tail protein, which encodes MQSPQKILGAVNLSLNVSENTNTFYADNKPYYISHSFQGYSGSLTIAKPSDDFEQEILGIEKDKNGNYIEKSTSLKSEIALGFEIKGDLEEKRIWLLRVNLKRPNQTHNTQTENVNPDTYTFELNALPRIEDNVIKIKTTKKLMKIIIITTFPKFQN